The DNA sequence TAGGTACTGTTATCTTAGACCAACCTTGCAATGTCTCCTGACTCTGCTTTTGTGAGATTTCAAAATAATGCCCATTgcttatgtttttttctttctgtttttgtaCCATGACAGGCTATTTCTTCTTGGTTTGGAAAAATATGGGAAAGGCGATTGGCGAAGTATATCCCGGAACTTTGTGGTAACAAGAACCCCTACGCAAGTGGCAAGCCATGCACAAAAGTACTTCATACGCTTGAATTCAATGAACAAGGACAGGAGGCGATCAAGCATTCATGACATCACCAGTGTCAACAATGGAGAAATTTCGGCAGCTCAAGGGCCAATCACTGGTCAAGCAAATGGTGCTGCAGTAGGTTCCTCTGGTAAGTCCACCAAACAATCTCCTGCTGGGGCCCCAGGTGTCGGAATGTACGGCAATGCACCGAGTATAGGGCAACCAATTGGAGGACCCCTTGTCTCAGCTGTTGGCACACCTGTGAATCTCCCTGCTCCCCCACACATGGCATATGGTGTGAGCGCCCCAGTACCTGGAGTTGTTCCTGGTGCACCAATGAACATGGTTCCAATGACATATCCAATGCCTCACAGTTCGCATAGGTAGTGTGATGTTTTAGTTATTAGCAAAGCACAAGTTGAAGTGGTCGTTGAATGGTTCGTCGTTACTTGTCCATAGTTGTTGGAATAAGCCATTTATTTGATGGGGGGAAGAATGAGATGAATCTGAAGTCTGTACAGGCAAATTCTGAAAGAGATGAAGTAGCAAAGCAATGCTCTTTTATTTATTGGCAATTGGGCGGCTACAAGTGTAGTAGTCAGTCAGTCAGTCATAAACATTTGATGATGGAAATAGTTAGTTAGCATTCTAGGCAGTAACCCTTTTTACATGTTAGCATTGTCCTTGTTATAAAAACTTGTTTATTTAATGTCTCTTCTTTTTACTGTGTTCAAGATTGTCCTGCCCGCGCCAGATATGGCTACATAAATAAACCAACAGGATTCTCTCTTGATCCTTTCGGTGAGGATCTTAGAGATTCGTAAATTgtgtctgttcatcgtacattgtgatCAATTTTTATCAggtattgtttttatttaattttaaataaaaatatttaaaatgatttctgattacatgatgtacaatgaacggataTGATTTACAAATCCTCATCCGGATTCATAAATAAATTAGTGATGGTGGTTGCCCAAAGTTTGTGAAATGGGAGTAGGAGAATCTCCAAAAGAGGTAGCAATTGAATAGTAAAATTAGATTTGTTATGCCATTTTGGAAAAAAAGTATTTCTCACATGCTCACATGCGGTACCGCGTGCAAAAAGGTTAATATAAATAAGTGCAAGTGGAGAGTAGAATGGACATGTGGGGAAGGAGAAGGGGAGGTGATGTTTGTTTGACGTgtgaattccttttttttttgagaaaatttgaaagaaatccAATTTTATAGTCTATCTTTTAAAATAGGTTCAatttttagtgattttttatttttgaaacaggTCCAATTTTTAGTCAAATTGAACCTTTATCAAAAGACCCCTTTTTTCTTTGTTATGATGGATTTAGATCACAAGCACAAAAGGTAGAGGGGGAGTAACCAATTGTCCCTATGGCCACACGGACACTGTTTTGCTTTAGGGGGGGATGGATTGGACCATTGCTTAGCTAGCACACCGttctctcttttattttatttaatttatttttgctgGGAATTGAGCAATGAATTAGAAAGCTTCGGttcaaagataaaaaaaagggtgtcttttaattagattaaaaggAAAGGAAATGCCAAATTGGCCAGGGTGGTGATGATGATTTATCAAAGTCCGTCCAGATAAGCATTTGCACAGCTCCACAGTTACAGTTGCCATGTCGACGGAGATGTGATTTGTGACACTACACGATCAGCAGAGTCCGAATGACATGACATTATATATCTCTTTTAACCAATGCCAAACGCTTGACTAAATGTGGAATATGTGCAACGTGGATGGTCCTCTTGCTTTTCTTATCCAACTGCCGCCAGCCACCTTTTTCTTGCAACTGCAATTTTTGTGAGTTCCCTTGGGTTTGGGATGAAAATAACAAGCATACACATTGAGGAAATTGGGTTTGAGAGGTAGTTTTGATGAATCTGTTATGAGCAAATTGTCTTGACAAACTGACCTAGTCAATACATTTGCATAAATAATTTGATGTAATCTCTAATAGACGAGGACAAAGTAATGAATTATTCTCCAACATCTATCACTAATAGCAGAATCACACATCTTAGAAAGAGACAACATGTCCCTTAGTCTTAGTCTTATACCATGTGATTTGGCTCATGGACATATTTGGTGACCAAGAGTTTAATGCTTTTTTACCTCCTTTTCGTCATCTGATCTTAACTAGTAGTATTAATAGTAGGTAGGTAGTGTACTTGTATATTAGAAGAGGAAAGGAGAGGAAAGGAGAGGAAATGAGGGTGTGGGGGGTGGCAAATGGCAATGGCATTGGCATTAGAAAGCTAAAGGTCCAGCTCAAAAGGTCTCATTGACACATCTGaattcctcttcctcctcataCAGTTGGTTACAATATTATATTTTAGCAAAGTTAATTAACTAAAAACGACGCACAAATGCAACGGGCATGGATGATGGATGCGTGTTAATCTATGCTTGTTTTTATTCTTTAATCTTTCTCACTCTCTTTGTCTTCCTTTTCCCCTGTTTGTTGTAATGCTTGTGCTGATTTGGAAATATAGCAAAATATACAACAACTCAGACAAACAAAGTGGACCAGACAACAAACAACCTTATTTCTTTCAGGTTTTTTGGAATTGtatacacaacacacacacacacacacacacacacacatatatatatatagaattaATCTTATTGctaaaatttctttttcttaaagCAAAACAACCGATCGAAGATAACATGCCAATGCCATTATCTTTTAAAGATGAAGAGATGATTTATATCTTTAAAAAAGAGTCGGTCGACTCTCTGCGTGCGTGTAGTCGTGCCTTTGTTCTCACTGATGAGCCATGCATGACTCATGCAACAAAAGTTAAAGATTCATTCACCCCCACCCCCAGGGCCAGAGCCCCACCCACCTATTACTA is a window from the Malus domestica chromosome 16, GDT2T_hap1 genome containing:
- the MYBR15 gene encoding transcription factor DIVARICATA isoform X1 codes for the protein MTVEEAGCSSLWTREQDKAFENALAIYPEDSLDRWEKIAADVQGKTLEEIKHHYGLLLEDISQIEAGVVPLPCYNSSSEGSTSHASDEGTNKKGGHSGNYSSESNHGSKASRADQERRKGIAWTEDEHRLFLLGLEKYGKGDWRSISRNFVVTRTPTQVASHAQKYFIRLNSMNKDRRRSSIHDITSVNNGEISAAQGPITGQANGAAVGSSGKSTKQSPAGAPGVGMYGNAPSIGQPIGGPLVSAVGTPVNLPAPPHMAYGVSAPVPGVVPGAPMNMVPMTYPMPHSSHR